In Mus musculus strain C57BL/6J chromosome 9, GRCm38.p6 C57BL/6J, one genomic interval encodes:
- the Olfr919 gene encoding olfactory receptor 919 encodes MQVQMADTNHSTVTEFILAGLTDKPELQLPLFLLFLGIYLLTVLGNLGMIILILLSSHLHTPMYFFLSSLSFIDLCYSTVITPKMLVNFVAKKNVISYEECMTQLYFFLAFVISECHMLAAMAYDRYVAICNPLLYNVTMSYQICSWMVGGVYGMGLIGAAVHTLCMLRVVFCKANIINHYFCDLFPLMELACSSTYVNEVVLLCLSAFNIFIPTLTILGSYIFIIISILRIKSTEGRFKAFSTCSSHFSAVSVFFGSLAFMYLQPFSVSSKDKGKVSSVFYTTIVPMLNPMIYSLRNRDVKLALNKLFQKKFHV; translated from the coding sequence ATGCAGGTGCAAATGGCAGATACAAATCACTCCACAGTGACTGAGTTCATCCTTGCTGGATTAACAGACAAACCAGAGCTGCAGctgcccctcttcctcctctttcttggaATCTACCTGCTCACAGTGCTGGGGAACCTGGGCATGATCATCCTGATCCTGCTCAGCTCCCACCTGCACACccccatgtactttttcctcaGCAGCCTGTCCTTCATTGACCTCTGTTACTCCACTGTTATTACCCCGAAGATGTTGGTGAACTTTGTGGCAAAGAAGAATGTCATCTCCTATGAGGAATGTATGACTCAGctctatttcttccttgcttTTGTTATATCTGAGTGTCACATGTTGGCTGCAATGGCATATGACCGCTATGTTGCCATTTGCAATCCCTTGCTTTACAATGTCACTATGTCTTACCAAATCTGTTCCTGGATGGTAGGTGGGGTATATGGCATGGGTTTAATTGGTGCAGCAGTTCATACTCTCTGCATGCTAAGAGTGGTTTTCTGTAAGGCTAATATAATAAACCATTACTTCTGTgatcttttcccattgatggAGCTTGCCTGCTCCAGTACTTATGTCAATGAGGTAGTACTCCTGTGTCTCAGTGCTTTCAATATCTTTATTCCAACATTGACTATCTTGGGTTCTTACATCTTCATCATCATTAGTATCCTCCGTATCAAATCCACGGAAGGCAGATTCAAAGCCTTCAGCACATGTAGCTCCCACTTCTCTGCCGTTTCTGTCTTCTTTGGTTCCCTGGCATTCATGTATCTGCAGCCCTTCTCTGTCAGCTCCAAAGACAAAGGCAAAGTGTCCTCTGTGTTTTACACTACTATTGTGCCCATGCTGAACCCCATGATCTATAGCCTGAGGAATAGGGATGTTAAACTTGCTCTAAATAAGTTATTTCAAAAGAAATTCCATGTGTAA